The Streptomyces sp. NBC_01268 genome segment CCGGTCGACGATGACGGCGTGGCCGACCGGATCGGGCCGGCGCCCGAGAAGCGCGTCCGCCCTCGAAGAGCCCCGTGCGCGCACCCCCGGCCGGGAGCTCGCGCCAACGGCTGTACCGATGTCCTCCGAGGCGGTGATACGAATCCCGCGCCGTCAATGACGATCAGCTCCAGTCAAAGAAGATCATGTTGAGTCACAATCACGCATGTGATGAATCGTCAAAAGAGCTGTGAATAGCATGAGTTGCAACCAGATCGACAGGATTCGGTCACTTCCCTCCGAGAGGTGTCACCCATGCCACTGGCCTTCCACAGCAGCACCAGGCCCGACGGGCGGCTGCACCGCCTGCGGCGCGGTGCGGCGGCAGCGCTGACGACTGCGGTCCTCGGCTCAACTGCCGCGGTGCTGCCGGTTGGGCCCGCGCACGCGGCCGGCCCGGGACAGCTGATCTACGTCGCCGACCAGGGCTCGAACTCCGTCGCCGCCGTCGATTCGGCGACCGGGGCGACGGTCGCCACCATCCCGGTCGGCACCCAGCCGGTCAACGTGGCGCTCACCCGGGACGGCTCACAGGCGTGGGTCGTCAACAGCGGCAGCGACTCCGTCTCGGTGATCGACACCGCCACCAATTCCGTCTTCGCCACCATCGCCGTAGCCGACGCCCCAGGGTCGATGTCCGTCTCGCCGGACGGCGCACGGGTCTACGTGGCCCACACCGGCCCTGCCGGAATCGAGGTGATCGACACCTCCTCCCTGACGGTCTTCACCACCGTCCCGGTCGGCACGTACACGTCCGGGCTCGGGCTGTCCCCGAACGGGAGCCGCCTCTACGTCAGCGACTTCAGCAGCGGCGCGGTGTCGGTAGTCGACACCGCGACCCTGACCGTCACCGCCAGTGTCCCGACCAACGACCCGGCCGGGATCGCCGTCAGCCCCGACGGCGCGCACGTCTACGTCGCCAACTACAACGACAGGGCCGTCACGGTGATCGACGGCGCCACCAACACGGTCACGGCGACCGTGCCGGTCGGCCAGGTGCCGTATGGCGTCGCCGTCGCGCCGGACGGCGGAACCGTCTACGTCGGCAACCGGCTGGGCAACTCGGTCTCCGTCATCGACACCGCGACCAACACGGTGACCACCACCATCGGTGTCGGCGCCGGGCCGCAAGCCGTCCTGGCGGACCCAGACGGCACCCGCGTGTACGTCGCCAACACCTTCACCGACACCATGACCGTGATCGACACCGCGACGCTCACCGTCACCGCCACCGTCCCCGCCGGATCCCGCCCGTACGGCCTGGCGATGGGCAAGGCCGTCCTGCCCGCGGTGACCGCCCTGGCCCCTGACAACGGCCCGACCGCCGGCGGCACCACCGTCACCCTGACCGGCAGCAACCTCACCGGCACCACCGCCGTCACCTTCGACGGCACCCCGGCGGCCAACCTCACCGTGGTGAACGACTCGACCGTCACCGCCA includes the following:
- a CDS encoding IPT/TIG domain-containing protein, producing the protein MPLAFHSSTRPDGRLHRLRRGAAAALTTAVLGSTAAVLPVGPAHAAGPGQLIYVADQGSNSVAAVDSATGATVATIPVGTQPVNVALTRDGSQAWVVNSGSDSVSVIDTATNSVFATIAVADAPGSMSVSPDGARVYVAHTGPAGIEVIDTSSLTVFTTVPVGTYTSGLGLSPNGSRLYVSDFSSGAVSVVDTATLTVTASVPTNDPAGIAVSPDGAHVYVANYNDRAVTVIDGATNTVTATVPVGQVPYGVAVAPDGGTVYVGNRLGNSVSVIDTATNTVTTTIGVGAGPQAVLADPDGTRVYVANTFTDTMTVIDTATLTVTATVPAGSRPYGLAMGKAVLPAVTALAPDNGPTAGGTTVTLTGSNLTGTTAVTFDGTPAANLTVVNDSTVTATAPAHTAGTIDVTLTSAGHTAAAGQYTYEVPAPAITHIAPANGPVAGGTAVTITGSNLGGATAVAFGAVPAASFTVVDDTKITVTAPAAPAAGPVDVTVTTPGGSSAPAAVGRYTYSKDTTKLTAKPLLLSIAPGQLTVNLNLSATLTDTTTGKPVAGATITFTVGTTTVCTAVTTAAGTATCTGPCPVVAVLLNLGYTATYTGSPALAPTSATAGLVRLG